One Coprobacter tertius DNA window includes the following coding sequences:
- a CDS encoding DUF362 domain-containing protein: MINNNDSFIRIKTLFTTPEQRKVPVLSKVYDDHEKLILYIRSIMGERFLSSVKGKKVFIKPNWVMHLRRENEEICLHTHHNFLIAALTAVLDAEPSMVTIGDAPVQGCSWKLLLNDAFYKRIDNLKDSYRIPIEIKDFRRVTFDIQTQEVKKDQHPLSDYLIFDLGENSYLEPVTDEKKDRFRVGKYDPKELSHNHRKGVHRYCIIKDLFEADIVINMPKIKTHQKTGMTGALKNLVGVNGEKAYLPHHMFGGTAIGGDCYPGKNLFLHLSEKCADKAFPKRTKRNYDVLFWTYLGVLFRELSCIKKDCRLSGSWHGNDTCWRMVFDLNKIAVYGKIDGTLSDTPQRNLYSLCDGIIGGQGDGPLSPVPLPLGIISFTNNSALNDVCMSTLMQYDLDKLNITRNAFKLIKDESSYTIYLDDNIITLSDLLQWSIPVVPPPGWEDCIL; the protein is encoded by the coding sequence ATAAATAATAACGATTCTTTTATTCGTATAAAAACTCTTTTTACAACACCTGAACAACGAAAGGTCCCTGTTTTATCGAAAGTATATGATGATCATGAAAAATTGATATTGTATATAAGAAGTATTATGGGTGAGCGATTTTTATCTTCGGTAAAAGGTAAAAAAGTTTTTATAAAGCCTAATTGGGTTATGCATTTGCGTCGTGAAAATGAAGAAATTTGTTTGCATACGCATCATAATTTTCTTATTGCGGCTTTAACGGCGGTACTCGATGCAGAACCTTCGATGGTTACGATAGGGGATGCTCCGGTACAGGGTTGTAGTTGGAAACTTTTATTGAATGATGCATTTTATAAAAGAATCGATAATCTTAAAGATAGCTATAGGATTCCTATTGAAATAAAAGATTTCAGGCGAGTAACATTCGATATTCAAACACAGGAAGTTAAAAAAGACCAACATCCTCTGTCCGATTATCTTATTTTCGATTTGGGTGAAAACAGTTATCTCGAACCGGTTACCGACGAAAAGAAAGATCGGTTCAGAGTTGGAAAATACGATCCGAAAGAACTTTCTCATAATCACAGAAAAGGAGTCCATCGATATTGTATTATTAAAGACCTTTTCGAAGCGGATATCGTAATTAATATGCCTAAAATAAAAACACACCAGAAAACGGGTATGACGGGAGCTTTAAAAAATCTTGTCGGAGTGAATGGTGAAAAAGCGTATTTACCCCATCACATGTTTGGAGGTACGGCAATTGGAGGTGATTGTTATCCGGGAAAGAATTTGTTTCTCCATTTAAGTGAGAAATGTGCTGATAAAGCTTTTCCTAAACGTACAAAAAGAAATTACGATGTTCTTTTTTGGACATATCTTGGGGTTTTGTTTAGGGAGTTGTCATGTATTAAAAAAGATTGCAGATTATCCGGTAGTTGGCATGGTAATGATACTTGTTGGAGAATGGTTTTCGATTTGAACAAAATTGCCGTATATGGTAAAATAGACGGGACTTTATCCGACACGCCACAACGAAATTTGTATTCGCTATGCGATGGTATTATTGGCGGACAGGGCGATGGGCCTCTTTCTCCCGTTCCGTTGCCGTTGGGCATAATAAGCTTTACGAATAACAGTGCGCTGAACGATGTTTGTATGTCGACTTTGATGCAATATGATCTCGATAAGTTGAATATAACGAGAAATGCTTTTAAATTGATAAAAGATGAGTCTTCTTATACGATATATCTCGACGATAATATAATAACATTATCAGATCTATTACAATGGTCGATTCCTGTGGTACCGCCTCCTGGGTGGGAAGATTGTATATTATAA
- a CDS encoding ATP-grasp domain-containing protein yields MKVAIHNGRGKRYSWDIAWVQYCKENKIPYIVVDCYSSNIIEELKKNDVTHLMWAFSLALPKDLLMARNVLFSAEKMGIRVFPDFNTSWHFDDKVSQKYLLEAVDAPVVPSWAFYEEKEALEWLQSAQYPLVAKLRRGAGSYNVRLIRNYGQAKRYCRKMFHKGVLPTPGYLADGKNKLKVAYRGGISGIINRIKKAPTFFRQIRYGRNLFPKEKGYVYFQQFIPGNTHDLRIAVVNGRVWGFHRKVRDNDFRASGSGIIDYEMEIPSHIVKKSLEVARKLGTQSVAFDYVKDVSGNYYIVEISYGYVGQAIYDCKGYWDSDLNFHKGHFYPESLILEDLISDSRN; encoded by the coding sequence ATGAAAGTTGCAATACATAATGGTCGTGGAAAACGCTATAGTTGGGATATTGCGTGGGTACAATATTGTAAAGAGAATAAAATACCATACATCGTTGTTGATTGCTATTCGTCTAATATTATAGAAGAGTTGAAAAAAAATGACGTAACGCATTTAATGTGGGCCTTTAGTCTGGCATTACCAAAGGATTTGCTGATGGCAAGGAATGTTCTTTTTTCTGCGGAAAAAATGGGGATACGGGTATTTCCCGATTTTAATACCTCCTGGCATTTCGACGACAAAGTTTCTCAAAAATATCTTTTAGAAGCGGTTGATGCTCCAGTCGTTCCTTCATGGGCTTTTTACGAGGAGAAAGAAGCATTGGAATGGTTACAGTCTGCGCAATATCCGTTAGTAGCCAAGTTAAGACGTGGAGCCGGTTCTTATAATGTCAGGCTGATAAGGAATTATGGTCAAGCCAAACGTTATTGTCGTAAAATGTTTCATAAAGGGGTACTTCCCACACCCGGCTATTTGGCCGATGGAAAAAATAAGTTGAAAGTTGCTTACCGAGGTGGTATAAGCGGGATTATAAATCGAATTAAAAAAGCCCCTACATTTTTTCGGCAAATACGGTATGGTCGGAATTTATTTCCCAAAGAAAAAGGATATGTTTATTTTCAGCAATTTATCCCGGGTAATACACATGATCTTCGTATTGCGGTCGTAAATGGTCGGGTGTGGGGATTCCACAGAAAGGTACGTGATAACGATTTCAGAGCCAGTGGAAGCGGTATTATCGATTATGAGATGGAAATCCCTTCTCATATTGTAAAAAAATCGTTGGAAGTAGCCCGGAAGTTAGGGACTCAAAGCGTCGCTTTTGATTATGTCAAAGATGTTTCAGGAAATTATTATATAGTAGAAATATCTTATGGCTATGTAGGTCAAGCGATATATGATTGTAAGGGTTATTGGGATAGTGATCTGAATTTTCATAAAGGTCATTTTTATCCGGAATCTTTGATATTAGAAGATCTCATATCCGATAGTCGAAATTGA
- a CDS encoding acyltransferase, which yields MRGDINIGRKSLLFDNVTVRGNCSLGENVILSENVEVRTSTSCIFIDDGSAVNRNSLVIGKVNIGKKCAIAPNCVIVGSNHRFTDLSVPICDQGVETKGIVIEDDVWIGANVTILDGVFIGEGTVIGAGSVVTKNIPARSIAVGNPCNVIKTRD from the coding sequence TTGAGAGGTGATATAAATATCGGCAGAAAGAGTTTGCTTTTTGATAACGTTACGGTAAGAGGTAATTGCAGTTTGGGTGAGAATGTTATTTTGAGTGAGAATGTCGAAGTCAGAACTTCTACCTCTTGTATTTTTATCGACGACGGGTCTGCTGTAAATCGTAATAGTCTTGTAATCGGAAAGGTAAATATAGGTAAAAAATGTGCTATAGCTCCTAATTGTGTAATCGTTGGTTCTAATCATAGATTCACAGATTTATCAGTTCCCATTTGTGACCAGGGTGTTGAAACAAAGGGAATCGTTATCGAAGATGATGTGTGGATAGGAGCGAATGTAACAATTCTCGATGGAGTTTTTATTGGTGAAGGTACTGTAATCGGTGCCGGATCGGTGGTTACAAAGAACATTCCGGCTCGAAGTATAGCGGTAGGTAATCCTTGTAACGTTATAAAAACGAGAGACTAA